Proteins encoded together in one Bos indicus isolate NIAB-ARS_2022 breed Sahiwal x Tharparkar chromosome 25, NIAB-ARS_B.indTharparkar_mat_pri_1.0, whole genome shotgun sequence window:
- the VPS37D gene encoding vacuolar protein sorting-associated protein 37D produces the protein MYRARAARAGPEPGSPGRFGILSTGQLRDLLQDEPKLDRIVRLSRKFQGLQLEREACLASNYALAKENLALRPRLEMGRTALAIKYQELREVAESCADKLQRLEDSMHRWSPHCALGWLQAELEEAEQEAEEQMEQLLLGEQSLEAFLPAFQRGRALAHLRRTQAEKLQELLRRRERSGQPAPTAAAEPPKSFPAAAVLPTGAARGPPAVPRSLPPLDSRPVPPLKGSPGCPLGPAPLLSPRPSQPEPPHR, from the exons ATGTACCGGGCCCGGGCGGCGCGGGCGGGGCCGGAGCCCGGCAGCCCGGGGCGCTTTGGGATCCTCAGCACCGGGCAGCTCCGGGACCTGCTTCAGGATGAGCCCAAGCTGGACCGGATCGTGCGGCTCAGCAGGAAG TTCCAAGGCCTGCAGCTGGAGCGCGAGGCGTGCCTGGCTTCCAACTACGCGCTAGCCAAGGAGAATCTGGCGTTGCGTCCCCGCCTGGAGATGGGCCGCACTGCCCTGGCCATCAAGTACCAGGAGCTCCGGGAGGTGGCTGAGAGCTGTGCAGACAAGCTGCAGCGACTGG AGGACAGCATGCACCGCTGGAGCCCCCACTGCGCGCTGGGCTGGCTGcaggctgagctggaagaagctgAGCAGGAGGCTGAG GAGCAGATGGAGCAGCTGCTGCTGggagagcagagcctggaggCTTTCCTGCCCGCCTTCCAACGAGGCCGGGCCCTGGCCCACCTGAGGCGCACCCAGGCGGagaagctgcaggagctgctgcgGCGCCGGGAGCGGTCTGGCCAGCCAGCCCCTACGGCTGCCGCGGAGCCCCCCAAATCCTTCCCCGCTGCCGCAGTCCTGCCCACCGGGGCCGCCCGGGGGCCGCCGGCAGTGCCCCGGAGCCTGCCCCCCTTGGACTCCCGCCCAGTGCCCCCACTGAAGGGCTCCCCCGGGTGCCCCCTGGGCCCAGCCCCTCTGCTGAGCCCTCGGCCCTCGCAGCCAGAGCCCCCCCACCGGTAG